The Mycolicibacterium hassiacum DSM 44199 genome includes a window with the following:
- a CDS encoding YbdD/YjiX family protein, translated as MGRAARIGDAVRHIRWYFASLMGDNHYRRYVEHRRRTHPGEPILSEREYWRMRHAAAESNPQSRCC; from the coding sequence GTGGGACGCGCTGCGCGAATCGGCGACGCCGTCCGCCACATCCGCTGGTACTTCGCCAGCCTGATGGGCGACAACCACTACCGGCGCTACGTCGAGCACCGCCGGCGCACCCACCCCGGCGAGCCGATCCTGTCCGAACGCGAGTACTGGCGGATGCGGCACGCGGCGGCGGAGTCCAACCCGCAGTCCCGCTGCTGCTGA